Proteins from a single region of Festucalex cinctus isolate MCC-2025b chromosome 19, RoL_Fcin_1.0, whole genome shotgun sequence:
- the slc44a4 gene encoding choline transporter-like protein 4 has product MGKREQTKPDSSYGEPAQYDPSFNGPIRKRGCTDIICCVLFVTVILGYIAVGILAWLYGDPRQVLFPKNSTGWFCGTGPNINRPSLLYFDIVKCATGFNMMAAALNGLQCPTTQVCVEKCPTEFSAVTPFDLALKPAKVFNQSFCAPTINLVNTNLTVKDIVQKDLCPSYTIPTTSVIRRCLPDVEALVDMPPDFSGEGLPPSASDTISLLKNGTGDILNGFGLRDISVRIFEDFASSWPWILAALAIAMMLSMWFLLLLRFLAQVMVWLIIVAVLCIGAYGIWHCYWEYDNYKNLSASINDIGFTTDFSFYLQVQETWLAFLIIISVVEVIVILVLIFLRIRILIAIAIIKESSKAISQMMSALFYPLLTFVFILACVAYWVSTALYLATSGEAVYKVVALDSRTSSCQGINGTVGCDPQNFSASDYPNCPTAACIFVNYNTEGLFQRNLLYLQIYNVLAFLWCVNFVIALGQCTLAGAFSSYYWAYDKSNDIPAFPVFKAFVCALRYHVGSLAFGALILTLVQFVRVLLEYIDHKTKGAQNPCARFILCCMKCCFWCLEKFLKFLNRNAYIMIAVYGKNFCTSAKNAFALIMRNIIRTVILDKVADLLLFFGKLLVVGGVGVLSFYFFSGRIPLSDSTEQSETLNYYWMPIIVVVFGSYLIAHGFFSVYSMCVDTLFLCFLEDLERNDGSLEKPYFMSKDLMTILNKSNERPQKRK; this is encoded by the exons ATGGGCAAAAGAGAGCAGACAAAACCAGACTCTTCGTACG gtGAACCTGCCCAGTATGATCCCTCCTTTAATGGACCCATAAGGAAGAG AGGGTGCACCGACATAATCTGCTGCgttttatttgtcacagtcatCCTTGGATACATCGCAGTTGGGATTTTAG CATGGCTTTACGGAGATCCCCGGCAAGTTCTTTTTCCAAAGAACTCAACTGGATGGTTCTGTGGCACCGGACCAAATAT AAACCGACCTTCACTTTTGTACTTTGACATTGTCAAATGTGCAACAGGTTTTAATATGATGGCAGCGGCTCTTAATGGGCTTCAGTGTCCAACCACACAG GTGTGTGTGGAAAAGTGCCCCACTGAATTCTCTGCCGTCACTCCGTTTGACTTAGCCCTAAAACCTGCAAAAGTTTTCAATCAAAGCTTCTGTGCACCGACCATAAACCTGGTAAACACCAATCTG acTGTTAAAGATATTGTGCAAAAGGATCTGTGTCCTTCCTACACGATTCCCACAACCTCTG TTATAAGAAGATGTTTGCCTGACGTCGAAGCGCTTGTGGATATGCCACCGGATTTTTCCGGTGAGGGCTTGCCACCATCTGCCAGCGACACGATCAGCCTCCTCAAGAACGGCACTGG GGACATTTTGAACGGCTTCGGTCTCAGGGACATAAGTGTCAGGATCTTTGAGGATTTTGCATCATCATGGCCCTGGATCCTTGC tgCTCTGGCAATAGCCATGATGCTCAGCATGTGGTTCCTGTTGCTGCTGAGATTCCTTGCTCAGGTTATGGTGTGGCTCATTATTGTAGCCGTCCTCTGCATCGGGGCTTATG GGATTTGGCACTGCTACTGGGAGTACGATAACTACAAGAACCTTTCTGCTTCCATTAATGACATTGGCTTCACCACCGACTTCAGTTTTTACCTACAAGTGCAAGAGACCTGGTTAGCTTTCT TGATCATTATCTCTGTGGTGGAGGTCATCGTGATCTTAGTCCTGATCTTCCTGCGAATCCGAATCCTCATCGCCATCGCAATCATCAAGGAGTCCAGCAA GGCCATCAGTCAAATGATGAGTGCCTTGTTTTATCCACTGTTGACGTTTGTTTTCATCTTGGCTTGTGTGGCCTACTGGGTTAGCACCGCATT GTATTTGGCCACCTCGGGAGAGGCTGTCTACAAAGTGGTGGCTCTCGACTCTCGTACGAGCAGTTGCCAGGGCATCAACGGCACCGTGGGCTGCGACCCTCAG AACTTCAGTGCATCCGATTACCCAAACTGCCCCACTGCTGCGTGCATCTTTGTCAATTACAACACTGAGGGGCTCTTCCAGAGGAACCTGCTCTACCTTCAGATCTACAATGTGCTGGCCTTTCTCTGGTGTGTCAACTTTGTCATCGCTCTGGGCCAGTGCACGCTGGCCGGCGCCTTTTCCTCCTATTATTGGGCTTACGACAAATCGAACGACATCCCCGCGTTCCCCGTGTTCAAGGCCTTTGTGTGCGCGCTAAG GTACCATGTTGGCTCGTTGGCATTTGGTGCTTTGATCCTGACCTTAGTGCAGTTTGTGAGGGTCCTCCTTGAATATATTGACCACAAAACCAAAG GGGCACAAAACCCGTGCGCACGTTTCATCCTGTGCTGCATGAAGTGTTGCTTCTGGTGCCTCGAGAAGTTCTTGAAGTTTCTCAATAGAAACGCATACATAATG ATTGCTGTTTATGGGAAAAACTTCTGCACCTCAGCCAAAAATGCTTTCGCACTAATCATGAGAAACATAATAag aacTGTAATATTGGATAAAGTGGCCGACCTGTTGCTGTTCTTTGGGAAGCTCCTTGTAGTGGGAGGTGTGG gtgtgCTGTCCTTTTACTTCTTCTCCGGCCGGATTCCTTTATCAGACAGCACAGAGCAGTCGGAGACCCTCAACTACTACTGGATGCCAATCATT GTGGTCGTGTTTGGCAGCTACCTCATCGCACACGGATTCTTCAGTGTGTACAGCATGTGTGTCGACACGCTCTTCCTCTGCTTTT TGGAGGACTTGGAACGGAATGACGGCTCTCTGGAGAAGCCGTATTTCATGTCCAAAGACCTCATGACGATCCTGAACAAATCCAACGAGAGACCCCAAAAAAGGAAGTGA
- the utp23 gene encoding rRNA-processing protein UTP23 homolog, producing the protein MKIKRQKIAKKTLSFYKYNFNFREPFQILIDGTFCQAALKNKIQIKEQMPKYLMGEVQLCTTNCALKELENLGKELIGAKIILQRYQVRKCQHFKSPIPASECLLSMLEGTNPHHYFVATQDFKLTTGLKKIPGVPLLYIILNTMVLDKPSQSSLDQVQAVQLGQLVSPTQQQSLRSMKEEQGVMKKDGDRRGKKRKRKPHNPNPLSCLKKKKKKGPTPPLQKTEPGQKKTRSRHKKRKAQGENHVVTSSAQHS; encoded by the exons ATGAAGATCAAGCGACAGAAAATAGCCAAGAAAACTTTGTCcttttacaaatacaattttaactTTCGGGAACCTTTTCAGATTCTGATTGACGGAACTTTCTGTCAAGCGGCATTAAAGAACAAGATTCAAATCAAGGAGCAAATGCCCAAGTATCTTATGGGCGAGGTACAACTTTGCACCACCAA CTGCGCTCTGAAAGAACTGGAGAATCTGGGGAAAGAGCTTATTGGGGCCAAAATCATTCTGCAGAGGTATCAAGTGAGAAAATGTCAGCATTTCAAGAGCCCAATTCCTGCTTCGGAGTGTCTGCTTTCTATGCTGGAGGGCACAAACCCGCATCACTACTTTGTTGCCACGCag GACTTCAAGCTGACAACAGGTCTTAAGAAGATCCCAGGTGTGCCCCTGCTCTATATCATCCTCAACACCATGGTGTTGGACAAACCCAGCCAGTCGTCACTCGACCAGGTCCAGGCCGTCCAGCTGGGCCAGCTCGTGAGCCCGACGCAGCAGCAGAGCCTCCGCAGCATGAAAGAAGAGCAGGGCGTCATGAAGAAGGACGGAGACAGGCgggggaagaagaggaagaggaaaccGCACAACCCAAACCCTTTGAGCTgcctaaagaagaagaagaaaaaggggcCAACACCGCCCCTTCAAAAAACGGAGCCAGGCCAGAAGAAGACGCGGAGCAGACACAAGAAGCGTAAAGCACAAGGGGAGAATCACGTCGTCACATCTTCGGCTCAACATTCGTAG
- the aard gene encoding alanine- and arginine-rich domain-containing protein has translation MDRDSHSEDTLSTMVLENIKNKLIDAFRTSGGSRENRRQEEEEGARARQLGVGRSHQVNEELRRAQIDGAITWLRSELLEMRSQDLQLAETLLGLNTEIQRLRRESYGGLEDAGDDQ, from the exons ATGGACCGTGACAGCCACAGCGAGGACACTTTGTCCACCATGGTCCTGGAGAACATCAAGAACAAACTGATCGACGCCTTCAGGACGAGCGGAGGATCTCGAGAAAATCGtcggcaggaggaggaggagggcgccCGGGCCAGGCAGCTCGGCGTCGGCAGGAGTCATCAAGTCAATGAGGAGCTGAGGAGGGCTCAGATCGACGGAGCCATCACTTGGCTGAGGTCTGAACTG TTGGAGATGCGTTCGCAGGACCTCCAGTTGGCTGAAACTCTGCTGGGACTCAACACAGAGATCCAAAGACTAAGACGGGAGAGTTACGGAGGCTTGGAGGACGCAGGAGATGATCAGTAG
- the rnf5 gene encoding E3 ubiquitin-protein ligase RNF5, whose protein sequence is MAATDPRSSSDGGPASKGGYPGGESRKDRDGPGGGSGEDDRDRGSFECNICFDTAKDAVISMCGHLFCWPCLHQWLETRPSRPQCPVCKAGISKDKVIPLYGRGSSSQEDPRLKTPPRPQGQRTEPESRGGMFQGFSDTSFHMSFGIGAFPFGFFTTVFNGNDPFHRPDQYAGDAQGNGVNNGNHNWQDCLFLFVAVFFFFWLLSV, encoded by the exons ATGGCGGCCACCGACCCCAGGTCGTCGAGTGACGGCGGACCGGCCAGCAAGGGAGGCTACCCAGGCGGAGAGAGCCGCAAAGACCGCGACGGACCGGGCGGCGGTAGCGGGGAAGACGATCGGGACCGAGGCAGCTTCGAGTGCAACATTTGTTTCGACACCGCTAAGGACGCTGTCATCAGTATGTGCGGCCACCTGTTCTG CTGGCCCTGTCTCCATCAA TGGTTGGAGACGAGGCCCAGCAGACCACAGTGTCCCGTGTGTAAAGCCGGCATCAGCAAAGACAAAGTCATCCCGCTGTATGGACGGGGGAGCTCCAGTCAAGAGGACCCCCG GTTGAAAACTCCGCCGCGGCCTCAGGGACAGAGAACCGAGCCAGAAAGCAGAGGCGGG atgtttcaGGGTTTCAGCGACACCAGTTTCCACATGTCGTTTGGCATCGGCGCGTTCCCTTTCGGCTTCTTCACGACCGTCTTCAACGGCAACGACCCTTTTCACCGACCAG ACCAATACGCGGGCGACGCCCAAGGCAACGGCGTCAACAACGGCAATCATAATTGGCAAGACTGCCTCTTCCTGTTCGtggctgttttctttttcttttggctgctgAGCGTGTGA